Proteins from a genomic interval of Sulfurospirillum oryzae:
- a CDS encoding rhodanese-like domain-containing protein: protein MDEVCEDEWSDEAMMNLVKTVTRSCEVSGEELHVMLNLRAQKKLDFVLIDIREMHEYSQSSIKGTDMLLPTSTIHQHMEELKKLSGKLLIFYCHVGGRTSQMIFILRRMGFSNIAHLSGGIDAFHGEKLKNAPLPKNTRS from the coding sequence ATGGATGAAGTGTGTGAAGATGAATGGAGTGATGAAGCAATGATGAATTTAGTCAAAACCGTAACACGAAGCTGTGAAGTGAGTGGTGAAGAGTTACATGTAATGCTAAATTTAAGAGCCCAAAAAAAGCTTGATTTTGTGCTCATTGACATTAGAGAAATGCATGAGTACTCGCAATCAAGTATCAAAGGCACTGACATGCTTTTACCAACTTCGACCATTCATCAACATATGGAAGAGCTGAAAAAGCTCTCAGGTAAGCTTCTGATTTTTTACTGCCATGTCGGTGGACGCACATCTCAAATGATATTTATTTTACGACGGATGGGCTTTAGTAATATCGCCCATCTTAGTGGGGGCATTGATGCATTTCATGGTGAAAAACTGAAAAATGCCCCACTTCCCAAAAATACTCGCTCTTAA